DNA from Solidesulfovibrio fructosivorans JJ]:
GCCGCGGCGCGCATCCCCCTGCCGGACATCACCGAACTGGTCGACAAGGCCGGCCCGGCGGTCGTCAACATCTCCACCACCAAAACCATCAAGGCCCAGGAAAACATGCGCGACCTCTTCGAGCAGTTCCATAAGCGCGGTGGCGGGCCTATGGACGACTTTTTCGACCAGTTCCAGAAATTCTTCGGCCCCCAGGGACGCGGTGGCGGCCATCCCCACAAGCAGCGCTCGCTGGGCTCCGGCTTCGTCATCTCCGCCGACGGCTACATCGTGACCAACAACCACGTCATCGACAACGCCGACGAGGTCAAGGTCCAGTTCAAGGATAACGAAACCCCGGTCAAGGCCAAGATCGTCGGCCGCGATCAGGAAACCGACTTGGCCCTGCTCAAGGTCGATGGCAAGTCCAACCTGCCCTACCTCGAATTCGGCGACTCCTCCAAGCTCAAGGTCGGCGCCTGGGTGCTGGCCATCGGCAACCCCTTCGGCCTGGAAAACACCGTCACCCTGGGCATCGTCAGCGCCAAGGGCCGCATCATCGGCGCCGGTCCCTTCGACAACTTCATCCAGACCGACGCCTCCATCAACCCCGGCAACTCCGGCGGCCCCCTGATCGACCTCGACGGCAAGGTCGTGGGCATCAACACCGCCATCGTGGCCTCGGGCCAGGGCATCGGCTTCGCCATCCCGTCCGACATGGCCAAAAACGTCATCGACCAACTGCGCCAGGGCAAAACCGTCAAGCGCGGCTGGCTCGGCGTGACCATCCAGGACATCGATGAAAACACGGCCAAGGCCCTGGGCATGGAAAACACCAAGGGCGCCCTGGTCACCTCGGTCATGGACGGCCAGCCCGCCGCCAAGGCCGGCCTCAAAAGCGGCGACGTGATCACCGCCATCGCCGGCGAAAAGGTTGACAACTCCAACGGACTGCTGCGCCGCGTGGCCACCCTCAAGCCCGGCCAGTCGACTGAAATGACCCTGCTGCGCAAGGGCGAGCCCGTCACCGTTTCCGTCACCCTGGGCCAGCGGGACGCCAAGAAGCTGGCCCAGGAGCGCGGCCAGATGGAAGGCGACGAATCCGGGCCGGAAAATGCCACCACCATCATCGGCCTGTCCCTGCGCCCCATCACCGGCAAGGAGGCCAAGGCCCTGGGCATGGACAAGGCGCGCGGCCTGCTGATAACGGAGGTCGCGGATGGTTCCGATGCCGAGCAGTCCGACGTGCGCCCCGGCGACGTGGTGCTCGAAGTCAACCAGCAGCCGGTTTCCACCCCCGAGGAATTCAAGAAGGTCGTGGACACCGACGGCAAGAAGAAGGGTGTGGTCATGCTGCAGATCAAGCGGCAGCGCCAGACCATCTTCCGGACCGTGCCCCTGAAGGATTCCAAATAACCAACCGACCGCGGGCGTGGGGTTTCCCCGCGCCCGCGGCATGACAGGCTCGCCCATGGCCTTGCCCTCCCACTGCGCCGAGGAAACCGCCCTCCCCGTCCCCTGCAAGGTCAACTTGCGCCTTGCCGTCGGTCCCCGTCGCCCGGACGGCTACCACGACATCGACACCTTTTTCCTGCCCCTGCCCGAACCGTGCGACGCCTTTTTCATCCGCCGTTTCGACGAGCCGGGCGACATCGAGCTGTCCTGCTCGGACCCGGAGCTGGAAACCGACGACAACCTGGTGGTGCGGGCCTACCGCGCCTTTGCCGCGGCCACGGGCTTTTCCCCGCGGCTCGAAGCGAGCCTCAAAAAGCGCATTCCCCACGGCGCGGGCCTTGGCGGCGGCTCCTCGGACGCGGCCGTCATGCTTCGCTATTTGAACGACCGGGCCGGCGAGGCCGCCCTGGCCGAACCCGGGCTTGCCACCCTGGCCCTGGCTCTCGGCGCCGATGTTCCCTTTTTCCTGCTCGGCGCGCCGGCCATGGCCACCGGCGTCGGCGAATGCCTCATCCCCACCGATCCGGGGCTTTCCGGCTGGCATGCGGCCGTGGTCTGCTCCCCCTGCCACGTTCCCACGGCCTGGGCCTACGCCGCCCTGGACGCGGCCAGAACTTTCCCCGCCAAAGCCGGGGCCAGCCTCTTGACAAGCGTTTTTGACGCTAATAGAAGGGCGTTTTGCGTGACCGGAGCGCCACTGCGAAACGATTTTGAACCCGTCGTATTCGCCGCCCACCCGGAACTCGGGCGGGTCAAGGAACGCCTGCTGGCCCTCGGGGCGGCGGGCGCCCTTCTTTCCGGCACGGGTTCCGCGGTGTTCGGACTTTTCCGGCAGCGCCAGACGGCCGTCATGGCCCTGGCCGACCTGTCCGGAGACGGTCCCCGCACCTTCCTCGCGTCGCTGTAGGCGGTGCGACACGGATCACCGCGAATGTATTCGCCTTCGGGCGAAACGGCATACTGGGGCGTCGCCAAGTAGGTAAGGCACGGGGTTTTGGTCCCCGCATTCGTGGGTTCGAGTCCTACCGCCCCAGCCATATTTCCGAAGCAACCCGGCCCGCCGGCGACGGCGGCCCCGCCGCCCGGCCATCCCGGCGGCCCATACCTTCCCCGAGGCCCGGCATGGCGCAAGGCGATCTGAAGATACTGACCGGAACATCCAACCCCGTCCTGGCCGCCGCCATTTGCGACCATCTCGGCTGCACGCTGCTTCCGGCCAAGGTCGGCACGTTCAGCGACGGCGAAATCCGCGTCGAAATCGGCGCCAACGTCCGTGGCTGTGATATCTTCGTCATTCAGTCCACCTCCTATCCGGTCAACTACAACCTGATGGAGCTGTGCCTGATCCTCGACGCCTTAAAGCGCGCCAGCGCCCAGCGCGTCACCGCCGTGGTCCCCTACTACGGCTACGCCCGCCAGGACCGCAAGGTGGCCCCGCGCGCCCCGATTTCCGCCAAGCTCGTGGCCGACTTCCTCACCGTCGCCGGCATGAACCGCCTGCTCACCATCGACCTGCACGCCGGCCAGATCCAGGGCTTTTTCAACCTGCCCGTGGACAATCTTTTCTCCGCCCCGATCATGGCCGAATATTTCAAGGAATTTTCCGGGGAAAACGTCTGCGTGGTCTCCCCCGACGCCGGCGGCGTGGAACGGGCCCGGGCCTTCGCCAAACGCCTGGGCGGCAGCCTCGCCATCATCGACAAAAGGCGCGACGCCCCCAACCAGGCCCAGGCCATGCACGTCATCGGCGACGTCACCGACAAGCTGTGTGTGGTCCTCGACGACATGATCGACACCGCCGGCACCATGTGCCAGGCCGGCACCGTGCTGCTCGAGAACGGCGCCCGCGAGGTCATGGCCGCCGCCACCCACCCCGTGCTCTCCGGCCCGGCCATCGAGCGCCTGGAAGCCTCGCCGTTCACCCAGATCGTCACCACCAACACCATTCCCCTCAACGAAACGGCCAAGGCCTGCTCCAAGATCAAGGTCCTGTCCATCGCCGGGCTTCTGGCCAAGGCCATTCACAACATCCACACCGAATCCTCGGTGAGTGTGCTTTTCACGTAGATGCCGGCACGCGCCGCCTGACCCAAAATCATATTTCGCCCACGGGCGCAAAGGAGATACCTGCCATGAAAGAGACTCTTTCCCTCGCCGTGACGACCCGCACGGGCCTCGGCAAGGGGGCCAACCGGAAGCTGCGTGCCAAGGACATGGTCCCCGGCATCTATTACGACGCCACCGGCGCCAATGTTCCGGTCATGGTCGAGCACCTCCCGCTGCAAAAGCTCTACGCCAAGACCGCTTCCTCCCACGTCTTCGACCTCAAGATCGCCACCGACGCCGGCGAGGAGACCAAGCCCTCCCTGATGTGGAAGGTCGAGCACCACCCGACCAAGCCCCGCATCACCCACGTCGACTTCTACGGCGTGGACCTGACCAAGGCCATCCACGTCCACATCCCCGTGGTCGTCACCGGCAAGGCCAAGGGCCAGGTCAAGGGCGGCGCTTTGGAAGTGTACCGCGAGTCCATCGAGGTCGTCTGCCTGCCCCTGGCCATCCCGGACAGGGTGGTCATCGACATCACCAACCTCGACGTCAACGAGAGCGTCCAGGTCGCCGACCTGGTCCTGCCCGAGGGCGTCAAGGCCGTCTACGAGGACAACTTCTCCCTGCTGGCCGTGGTCATCGAGACCGAGGACCAGGGCGAGGAAACGGCCGCCGCCGAAGAGCCGGCCGCCGAGGCCGAGGCCTAACCCGACGCACGCAAGAGGCATCGCGCCTTTTCGGGCGGGACGCGCCACCGGCTTTCCAGGCGCGTTCCGCCCTTTTTGACGCCGCCGCCCAGAGGCAAAAAACCGCCATGGCTGTTTCCGCCCTCATCGTGGGCCTCGGCAATCCGGGCCCCCGCTACGCCGCGACGCGGCACAATTTCGGCTTTCTGGCCGTCGACGCCCTGATCGCCCGGGCGCGCGAACTCGGCGGCGCGCCCAAATCGGCCATGACCTCCCGCAAGGACATGGACGCCGTCGCCATCGCCCTGCCCGTGCTGCCGGGCGGCGCCTTTGCCCAGTTCGTGTGCGTCAAGCCGTTGACCTACATGAACCTGAGCGGCCGGGCCGTGCGCGCGGCCATGGATTTCTACAAGCTCGCCCCGACCGACGTCCTGGTCATCCACGACGAACTCGACCTGCCGCTCGGGCGCATGCGGGCCAAACGCGGCGGCGGCAACGCCGGCCACAACGGCCTCAAATCCCTGACCCAGGAACTCGGCAGCCCGGATTTCGTCCGGCTGCGCCTGGGCATCGGTCGCCCCGAGCCGGGACGCGATGTGGCCGGCTACGTGCTCGAACCCTTCCGCGGCGAGGAAATGGCCGTGGTGCGCCAAGTATTGCCGGCCGCCGTGGACGCCGTCTTCACCTATTTCGAGGACGGCTTGGAAACGGCCATGAGCCGGGCCGGAGCGTTTGCCGCCACATCCGCCTGAAATAGGCGCTTGATCCCTCCCCCTAACGCCCTCAGACTCCGAGCATCACGTCCGAATGCGTGGACACATGGCGGCAAGTGCGCTATTTTGGCTCCTAGACGGCGATCGTGCGTGCCTAACGCGCGATTTCCGAAAGGAGTCGAACGGTGTTTTCCGAGGAACAACTTGTCGTGTATCCGGCCCAGGGAGTGGGCAGGGTCGAACGTATCGAGACCCAGGTAATCGGCGGGACCTCGGCTGATTTCTTTATCGTTCGCATCCTCAGCAACAACGTCACGCTCATGGTCCCGGTGGCCAACGCCGAAAACGTGGGCCTGCGGCCGCTGTGTACGGCCGAGGAAGGGCTGGCCATCATCGAGTCCCTCAAGGACCGGTCGGATTTCACCGGCTACACCGGCCAGAACTGGAACCGCCGCTACCGCGAATATTCCGAGAAGCTCAAAAGCGGCGATCTGGCCGACGTGGCCTACGTGCTCAAGGAACTGCTGCTGATCGGCCAGAACAAGGAGCTTTCCTTCGGCGAGCGCCGGTTGCTCGAGCAGGCCACCAGCCTGCTCACCCTCGAGCTGGCCCTGGCCCTGGACAAGGACCAGCAGGAAATAAAAGACGTCATCAACGAGATCTTCGCCGACGTTCTGGCGCCCAAACCCGAGGAATGATCCGGGCCGGCGGCTCTTTTCGACCCAAAGCCGCCCATGCGCTTGACAGTCCCCGGAAAATGTATATGGATCGTTCCAGGCCGTTGTCGGTCTGTCCCCCACTGCCCTGGTCCCCGTAAAAAAGCGAGTTTGCGCC
Protein-coding regions in this window:
- a CDS encoding DegQ family serine endoprotease: MAKRILAPLTAALLFLAWASLAAARIPLPDITELVDKAGPAVVNISTTKTIKAQENMRDLFEQFHKRGGGPMDDFFDQFQKFFGPQGRGGGHPHKQRSLGSGFVISADGYIVTNNHVIDNADEVKVQFKDNETPVKAKIVGRDQETDLALLKVDGKSNLPYLEFGDSSKLKVGAWVLAIGNPFGLENTVTLGIVSAKGRIIGAGPFDNFIQTDASINPGNSGGPLIDLDGKVVGINTAIVASGQGIGFAIPSDMAKNVIDQLRQGKTVKRGWLGVTIQDIDENTAKALGMENTKGALVTSVMDGQPAAKAGLKSGDVITAIAGEKVDNSNGLLRRVATLKPGQSTEMTLLRKGEPVTVSVTLGQRDAKKLAQERGQMEGDESGPENATTIIGLSLRPITGKEAKALGMDKARGLLITEVADGSDAEQSDVRPGDVVLEVNQQPVSTPEEFKKVVDTDGKKKGVVMLQIKRQRQTIFRTVPLKDSK
- the ispE gene encoding 4-(cytidine 5'-diphospho)-2-C-methyl-D-erythritol kinase, with product MALPSHCAEETALPVPCKVNLRLAVGPRRPDGYHDIDTFFLPLPEPCDAFFIRRFDEPGDIELSCSDPELETDDNLVVRAYRAFAAATGFSPRLEASLKKRIPHGAGLGGGSSDAAVMLRYLNDRAGEAALAEPGLATLALALGADVPFFLLGAPAMATGVGECLIPTDPGLSGWHAAVVCSPCHVPTAWAYAALDAARTFPAKAGASLLTSVFDANRRAFCVTGAPLRNDFEPVVFAAHPELGRVKERLLALGAAGALLSGTGSAVFGLFRQRQTAVMALADLSGDGPRTFLASL
- a CDS encoding ribose-phosphate diphosphokinase → MAQGDLKILTGTSNPVLAAAICDHLGCTLLPAKVGTFSDGEIRVEIGANVRGCDIFVIQSTSYPVNYNLMELCLILDALKRASAQRVTAVVPYYGYARQDRKVAPRAPISAKLVADFLTVAGMNRLLTIDLHAGQIQGFFNLPVDNLFSAPIMAEYFKEFSGENVCVVSPDAGGVERARAFAKRLGGSLAIIDKRRDAPNQAQAMHVIGDVTDKLCVVLDDMIDTAGTMCQAGTVLLENGAREVMAAATHPVLSGPAIERLEASPFTQIVTTNTIPLNETAKACSKIKVLSIAGLLAKAIHNIHTESSVSVLFT
- a CDS encoding 50S ribosomal protein L25/general stress protein Ctc, which produces MKETLSLAVTTRTGLGKGANRKLRAKDMVPGIYYDATGANVPVMVEHLPLQKLYAKTASSHVFDLKIATDAGEETKPSLMWKVEHHPTKPRITHVDFYGVDLTKAIHVHIPVVVTGKAKGQVKGGALEVYRESIEVVCLPLAIPDRVVIDITNLDVNESVQVADLVLPEGVKAVYEDNFSLLAVVIETEDQGEETAAAEEPAAEAEA
- the pth gene encoding aminoacyl-tRNA hydrolase; amino-acid sequence: MAVSALIVGLGNPGPRYAATRHNFGFLAVDALIARARELGGAPKSAMTSRKDMDAVAIALPVLPGGAFAQFVCVKPLTYMNLSGRAVRAAMDFYKLAPTDVLVIHDELDLPLGRMRAKRGGGNAGHNGLKSLTQELGSPDFVRLRLGIGRPEPGRDVAGYVLEPFRGEEMAVVRQVLPAAVDAVFTYFEDGLETAMSRAGAFAATSA
- a CDS encoding CarD family transcriptional regulator; protein product: MFSEEQLVVYPAQGVGRVERIETQVIGGTSADFFIVRILSNNVTLMVPVANAENVGLRPLCTAEEGLAIIESLKDRSDFTGYTGQNWNRRYREYSEKLKSGDLADVAYVLKELLLIGQNKELSFGERRLLEQATSLLTLELALALDKDQQEIKDVINEIFADVLAPKPEE